GATATATTCAAGATACTTTTCAGAATCTTTGTTCTGAATATAAAGGCCACCCTCTGCTTTCACCAAGCGTTGGAACCTATCATCTGATAAAACCGTATTGCTATAAACCACAGCGAGGTAGCGCTGATTTAGACTTAATCTGATAAACGCCGGAAAGCTCATCGATGTCATAGGAAATAAATCAGAAGAACTGATCGACTGAAATTGACCACGACAACGAAGAAGGCAAAGATATTCAAACTTCAAGGTCTGCAAAAACTCAAAAGAACTCAACACTGATACATTCGCAACAGCTTCACTCCATTGAAATCCGGGTAAGCCTACGGCAATCATTCGTGATCTTGGAAAAACCTTTAGGACACCAGTAGCACGCTGAATAAAAGCTTCAGAACTCTCCACCTGATTTTGCGCGATAAGAATGACTTGGGCGCGCAGCAATTCGCCTAACGATCCTGGGACAAGATCCTTAGAATTGACTGACTGAAAAGTAAGGTAATGTCGAGAGATAACCTGCTTCGCTCGATTCAACACCTCTTCCGTGCCATCTACGATCAGCAGTTCCAGTTTTTGTCTAAAAAGATTTTTACTATTGTCACTCATTGCTTCCTTTTGAGCTTAAATTAAGGCCTTTTGGCTGCCAACAAAACTTTTCCAAGTTGACAATAACCCGCCCCAAGCAAATCCTTTTATGGAAGGAACGGAAAGGAATTCTTATGAAACACATTCTTGTCGCATCTTTGGTAAGCTTGATGGCTTCTGCATCAATGGCTGCTCTTTTAACTCCGACGGGCGCTGGCCCAAAAATCGAAGGCATTTCTTTACCAGCCTCAGTATCTGCAACCACTGAAGGCCAAGCTTCCACGTTATCTTCCGTCGGTGCTGGTTTACGCAGCAAAAAAGTAGTTTTCGTAAACGTAAAAGTTTACGTAGGACAACTTTTTGTAAGCAATCCTGAGTCATTCAAAAAGTCTGATGCCGAAGCATTAACTTCTCTAAAAGCTCAAAAAGCGGCCGCAGTTCAATTGCACTTCTTAAGAAACGTTGAGGCAGAAAAAGTTCAGCAGTCCTTCGTTGAAGCCTTCAAGGCAAATAAAGTAAACACTGACGATGCAGGCATTAAGCAATTCCTTTCCGCAGTCTCCCAAGGCGGAGAAGCCAAAGAAGGCAAGGCCCTTTCCATCCTGGGCACAAAACTAGCTGACAATACTGAAGTCATCTCTTACGAATCAACTGCAGGCACAGTATCAGAAATCAAAGGCGGAGCTGGCCTTATCGAAAAAGTATTCTCGATCTGGTTAGGAAAACCATCCGACGATGGCGTTGCGGATCTTAAGAAATCAATCTTGAAGTAATTCTATTCATACAAAATAAAAAAGAAGAAGTTCTTCTGACAGGCTTCTTCTTCTTCTTCTTCTTCTTCTTCTTTTCTTCTCTCTTCTTTCTTCTTTCTTCTTTCTTTCTTTCTTTCTTTCTTTCTTTCTTTCTTTCTTTCTTTCTTTCTTTCTTTCTTTCTTCTTTCTTCTTTCTTTCTTTCTTTCTTTCTTTCTTTCTTTCTTTCTTTCTTTCTTTCTTTCTTTCTTTCTTTCTTTCTTTCTTTCTTTCTTCCCGAGGCACAAATTTCTGCAGTGGGTTCTCTGGCAACTTTTACTCAACCAATCTCAGCTTGATAGAGCAAAAGATTAATCATTGATGGCATCCAGGTATCAGTGATTAGCATTATTTGAACGAGTGAAATCACGATTGCCGATAAAGTCATCCAACACATCAAATGGTGATTCTTTTCTAGAAGCAAAGCGAAGAAAATCCCCTAAAATATCATTTAGTTTTTCAACCTGCTTAGGATCTTTAAGCTGACCTTTTTCATCAAACGCTGTGTCTGAAAGAGCGACGTCGAAGTAATTTGGATACATATATGCTCCAAGAATATGGAACGGGACACGACAATGTATATTTCCCCGGACTCCACCTAGGCGTTCATCAGAAGCTCCGATAAGACAAACATATTTTTTCGCCAAAGGATTGGGATCTAACATCGATAACCAATCAATGGCATTTTTCAAGGTTCCAGGAATACTTCCGTTATATTCTGGGGTTGAAATTATAACGGCATCGGCCTCCTGAATCTTATTTCCTAACTTAGCGATGGAATCAGGAATTCCAAACTCTTCGGCAATATCGGCGTTAAACATCGGCATGGGAAATTCATTAAACTCACAAACTTCGACTTCGCAAAAAACGTGTTCACTAAGCAGGTCCGCTGCAATTCGAACGAGTTTTTTGTTGTAAGATCCCTTACGTAACGAAGCTGCGAAAAGAAAGACTTTCATTCCCACCTCATAGTCATTGTTTGCCGTATAAAATTGCTTGAGAAAGGTTTTCAGACTCTTATTTCTAAAAACAACAGAAGCGATGTCAGCTTACAATAAAGAAAAGGCCCTCCAGACATTCTGGAAGGCCTTTAAAAATATAGATTTGAATAATGCTAACCGGCGTTTTGATCCTGCTGATAGGGGGAAGTAGGTTCTTCCACCACGACATTTTTCTCTGGAGAAAGACTTGAAGATTCAATCTTCGCTACTTGTTCAACTTTTTCAGACTTAGTATCTGCAAAGTTCAACATCACCACACCGGCAATAATCAAGCTAGTCGCTAAAACTTTTTGGATTGGCAAAGGCTCATTGAACATAAATAATCCAATCAACGCCATAATTGCCGTACCCACGCCGGCCCAAATTGCATAAGCTAAACTGACCGGTAAAGATTTTAGTGCTACAGCGAGCGCCACAAAGCAGATTCCATGACAAATCACTGTCATTATCACTGGAAGCACCTTTGTGAATCCCTCTGAATACTTCATCGTAATTGTACCAATAACCTCAAAAACAATCGCCATCGCAAGATATAAATATGCCATAGCCATAAGACACCCTGTCGTATCTCGACCCTTTCTTAACTCTATTTAGTTTTTTTCATCCCGTTTCTCGAGCGAAGCCCCGAGAGAATCTTTTTTTGATCAGTCAAAAAATGACTTAAAAAGCTCACAGGAAGTGATTCCTGTTAATTGATATGATTAGAATACCACAGGGGCATAAAAAAAGCTCCACCCACTCGACTCCAATGAGATTAGCTCGTAGTTTCAACACCTTACGAGTGAGACACCGTCCAGAAAAACAATCAAAAACATGTTTAAAACCACAATATTTTGTTTATGCTTTTTCTAATTTTAAGACGAAAAAACTCGCAGAGTTCTGAAAAACCAGAACCATAAATAAGAAATTTTATGTAACAGAAAGGGCGCCGTTTGAGCGAGGACAAGCACTCCAGAGGCAAAGAAGCCTCCGGAGCCTGATCGATTCATTTTGCTTGAAGTAGCTAGAAGATATTTACAATACTTTGAACAAG
This is a stretch of genomic DNA from Bdellovibrio reynosensis. It encodes these proteins:
- a CDS encoding NADPH-dependent FMN reductase produces the protein MKVFLFAASLRKGSYNKKLVRIAADLLSEHVFCEVEVCEFNEFPMPMFNADIAEEFGIPDSIAKLGNKIQEADAVIISTPEYNGSIPGTLKNAIDWLSMLDPNPLAKKYVCLIGASDERLGGVRGNIHCRVPFHILGAYMYPNYFDVALSDTAFDEKGQLKDPKQVEKLNDILGDFLRFASRKESPFDVLDDFIGNRDFTRSNNANH
- a CDS encoding DMT family transporter is translated as MAMAYLYLAMAIVFEVIGTITMKYSEGFTKVLPVIMTVICHGICFVALAVALKSLPVSLAYAIWAGVGTAIMALIGLFMFNEPLPIQKVLATSLIIAGVVMLNFADTKSEKVEQVAKIESSSLSPEKNVVVEEPTSPYQQDQNAG
- a CDS encoding chalcone isomerase family protein, whose product is MKHILVASLVSLMASASMAALLTPTGAGPKIEGISLPASVSATTEGQASTLSSVGAGLRSKKVVFVNVKVYVGQLFVSNPESFKKSDAEALTSLKAQKAAAVQLHFLRNVEAEKVQQSFVEAFKANKVNTDDAGIKQFLSAVSQGGEAKEGKALSILGTKLADNTEVISYESTAGTVSEIKGGAGLIEKVFSIWLGKPSDDGVADLKKSILK